In Streptomyces qaidamensis, one DNA window encodes the following:
- a CDS encoding WD40/YVTN/BNR-like repeat-containing protein, which yields MGSTRRTGRTRSRATAMAACAAALAALTAVPAQAHEPDRRVPHWELKDTDTPETRFRGLAAVSRTTAWVAGTGGTVLRTTDAGATWRNVSPPGAGELQFRDVEAFDARRAVVLAIGEGEASRVYRTDDGGTTWTESFRNTDPKAFYDCLAFFDHRHGLAMSDPVDGKFRILSTGDGGRTWKVLPDEGIPTAQEGEAGFAASGQCLVTSGPKDVWLATGGAARARVLHSADRGRTWTATDTPLPAGDPARGVFALAFRDRTRGLAVGGDYRPDQPSPRAAARTSDGGRTWRPAATPPPAYRSGVAWLPHSHTAALAVGPTGTDLTTNAGRTWRTVDTGSYDTVDCTPDHGCWAAGEKGRVARLEH from the coding sequence ATGGGCAGCACGCGACGGACGGGACGAACACGCAGCAGGGCGACCGCGATGGCGGCCTGTGCGGCGGCACTGGCGGCCCTGACCGCCGTACCGGCACAGGCGCACGAACCGGATCGCCGGGTTCCGCACTGGGAACTCAAGGACACCGACACCCCGGAGACACGGTTCCGGGGCCTCGCCGCAGTCAGCCGGACCACTGCCTGGGTCGCCGGGACCGGCGGCACCGTCCTGCGCACCACCGACGCCGGGGCGACCTGGCGGAACGTCTCACCGCCCGGCGCGGGGGAGTTGCAGTTCCGGGACGTCGAGGCGTTCGACGCCCGCCGGGCCGTGGTCCTGGCCATCGGCGAGGGCGAGGCGTCCCGGGTCTACCGCACCGACGACGGCGGAACGACCTGGACGGAGTCCTTCCGCAACACCGACCCCAAGGCGTTCTACGACTGCCTCGCCTTCTTCGACCACCGCCACGGCCTCGCCATGAGCGACCCGGTGGACGGGAAGTTCCGCATCCTGTCCACCGGTGACGGCGGCCGGACCTGGAAGGTGCTGCCGGACGAGGGCATCCCGACCGCGCAGGAGGGCGAGGCCGGTTTCGCGGCGAGCGGCCAGTGCCTGGTGACGTCCGGGCCGAAGGACGTCTGGCTCGCCACCGGCGGGGCCGCCCGCGCGCGGGTGCTGCACTCCGCCGACCGGGGACGCACCTGGACGGCCACCGACACGCCCCTCCCGGCGGGCGACCCGGCCCGCGGCGTCTTCGCGCTCGCCTTCCGCGACCGCACCCGGGGCCTCGCCGTCGGCGGCGACTACCGGCCCGACCAGCCCTCGCCGCGTGCCGCCGCGCGGACCTCCGACGGCGGACGCACCTGGCGCCCGGCGGCCACGCCTCCGCCCGCCTACCGCTCCGGCGTGGCCTGGCTCCCGCACAGCCACACCGCTGCCCTCGCCGTCGGCCCCACCGGCACCGACCTCACCACGAACGCCGGCCGCACCTGGCGGACCGTCGACACCGGCTCCTACGACACCGTCGACTGCACCCCGGACCACGGGTGCTGGGCCGCCGGCGAGAAGGGCCGGGTTGCCCGCCTGGAGCACTGA
- a CDS encoding YciI family protein, whose amino-acid sequence MFVLELAYTAPLEAVDAVLEEHVVWLDEQYRQGVFLASGRKNPRDGGVIIAVAGDRARIEEITAEDPFVTAGVCAYRVTEFTATKTAPALEAYRETL is encoded by the coding sequence ATGTTCGTGCTGGAGCTGGCATACACCGCCCCGCTGGAAGCCGTCGACGCCGTGCTGGAGGAGCATGTGGTCTGGCTCGACGAGCAGTACCGGCAGGGGGTCTTCCTCGCGTCCGGGCGCAAGAACCCCCGCGACGGCGGGGTGATCATCGCCGTCGCGGGGGATCGAGCGCGGATCGAGGAGATCACCGCGGAGGACCCGTTCGTCACCGCGGGCGTGTGCGCGTACCGCGTCACCGAGTTCACGGCGACGAAGACGGCGCCCGCGCTGGAGGCCTACCGGGAGACCCTCTGA